From a region of the Alnus glutinosa chromosome 1, dhAlnGlut1.1, whole genome shotgun sequence genome:
- the LOC133868281 gene encoding transcription factor MYB124 isoform X3 has protein sequence MQDLKKTKQQPVGNEDSKKKERHIVTWTQEEDDILREQIGLHGTDNSWAIIASKFKDKTTRQCRRRWYTYLNSDFKKGGWSPEEDMLLCEAQKIFGNRWTEIAKVVSGRTDNAVKNRFSTLCKKRAKYEALAKENASSYINPNNKRVLSQNGFNSDGTSETAAPIKKMRRTYISDLTGNYNLRDRSHKQSGTMNQQLRAPFAVLVQNFHNVNDLPAQLQVDNAKEILKNAQNGKIQGTFLKKDDPKITALMQQADLLSSLALKVNTENTDQSLENAWKVLQEFLNRSKESDILSYRIPDIHDLQLEDIKDLVEDLRSSDEGSQLSWRQPDLYEESPGSSEYSTESTFLVHTAGNKTEQAQAEIGSLHQDIRTGSQSIHIGEQKEVGECEKGVIFGATTKQGIFMSCDEQPNDDGVVSASSSTEFGSPLQVTPLFRSLAAGIPSPKFSESERSFLLKTLGMESPSPDPSSNPSQPPTCKRALLHSL, from the exons ATGCAAGACCTGAAGAAGACGAAGCAGCAGCCGGTGGGCAACGAAGATTCCAAGAAGAAGGAGCGCCACATTGTTACGTGGACTCAAGAG GAGGATGATATACTCCGGGAGCAAATTGGCCTTCATGGAACCGACAA CAGTTGGGCGATTATTGCGTCCAAGTTCAAGGATAAGACGACGAGACAGTGTAGAAGAAG GTGGTACACATActtgaattctgatttcaagAAAGGGGGGTGGTCGCCGGAGGAAGACATGCTCTTGTGCGAG GCTCAGAAGATATTTGGTAACAGATGGACAGAAATAGCAAAAGTGGTTTCAGGCAG AACGGATAACGCTGTAAAAAACCGTTTCTCCACCCTGTGCAAGAAGAGAGCAAAATATGAAGCCTTAGCAAAAGAGAATGCCAGTTCATACATCAATCCAAACAACAAAAGGGTTTTATCCCAAAATGGGTTCAATTCAGATGGAACTTCAGAAACTGCAGCACCTATAAAGAAGATGAG GAGGACCTACATCTCTGATCTCACAGGAAATTACAACTTAAGAGACAGATCACATAAGCAAAGTGGAACGATGAATCAGCAGCTAAGAGCTCCTTTTGCTGTTTTAGTTCAGAACTTCCACAATGTGAATGATTTGCCAGCACAACTTCAAGTCGACAACGCCAAGGAAATCCTCAAGAATG CTCAGAATGGCAAGATTCAGGGaacatttctaaaaaaagatGACCCAAAGATAACTGCTTTGATGCAACAAGCAGACTTGCTCAGTTCACTTGCATTAAAAGTTAATACAGAGAATACAGACCAGAGTCTTGAAAATGCCTGGAAG GTTCTTCAAGAGTTCTTGAACCGAAGCAAAGAAAGTGATATTCTCAGTTATAGAATCCCTGACATTCATGATCTTCAACTTGAAGATATCAAGGACTTGGTAGAGGACTTACGGAGTAGTGACGAGGGAAGTCAATTATCATGGAG GCAACCTGATCTGTATGAGGAGTCTCCTGGCAGCTCTGAATACAGCACAGAATCAACTTTCCTGGTGCATACTGCTGGTAATAAAACAGAACAAGCACAAGCTGAGATAGGTTCACTGCATCAAGATATCAGAACTGGGTCACAATCAATTCATATTGGAGAGCAAAAGGAAGTTGGTGAATGTGAGAAAGGGGTGATTTTTGGTGCAACCACAAAGCAAG GGATATTCATGTCTTGTGATGAACAACCAAACGATGACGGAGTTGTTTCTGCCTCATCAAGTACAGAGTTTGGTTCCCCTCTTCAAGTAACCCCATTGTTCAGATCATTAGCAGCAGGAATCCCCAGCCCAAAATTCTCAGAAAGT
- the LOC133868310 gene encoding homeobox-leucine zipper protein ATHB-13-like, protein MTSNGMAFFSANFMLHAPHEDANQHSSSLNPILPSCTPQDFHGVASFLGKRSLSFSGVELGEEGNGEDDLSDDGSQVGEKKRRLNMEQVKTLEKNFELGNKLEPERKMQLARALGLQPRQIAIWFQNRRARWKTKQLEKDYDLLKRQFEAVKADNDALQAQNQKLQAEILALKNREPTESINLNKETEGSCSNRSENSSEIKLDISRTPAIDSPLSTHPTSRPFFPSSIRPPGHVAQLFQNSSRPDHLQCQKMDQIVKEESLSNMFCGMDDQSAFWPWLEQQHFN, encoded by the exons ATGACTAGCAATGGGATGGCCTTCTTCTCAGCAAATTTCATGCTACATGCCCCTCATGAAGATGCCAATCAGCATTCCTCTTCTCTCAATCCAATCCTACCCTCATGTACACCTCAAGACTTTCatg GGGTGGCATCCTTCTTAGGGAAGAGATCCCTATCATTTTCAGGTGTTGAATTGGGAGAAGAAGGTAATGGGGAGGATGATTTGTCTGATGATGGGTCACAGGTAGgggagaagaagaggaggctTAACATGGAACAGGTGAAGACACTTGAGAAGAACTTTGAGTTGGGGAATAAGCTTGAGCCAGAGAGGAAAATGCAGTTGGCTAGGGCTCTAGGTCTTCAGCCAAGACAGATTGCTATTTGGTTCCAAAACAGGAGGGCAAGGTGGAAGACCAAGCAGTTGGAGAAAGACTACGATCTTCTTAAGAGACAGTTTGAAGCAGTCAAAGCAGACAACGATGCACTCCAAGCTCAGAACCAAAAACTTCAAGCAGAG ATATTGGCACTAAAAAATAGAGAGCCAACAGAATCTATCAACCTCAATAAAGAAACAGAGGGTTCCTGCAGCAACAGAAGCGAGAACAGCTCGGAGATCAAGTTGGATATCTCAAGGACACCAGCCATCGATAGTCCTTTATCCACTCATCCAACCAGCAGACCATTCTTTCCATCCTCTATTAGGCCTCCAGGTCATGTGGCTCAACTCTTCCAAAACTCATCAAGACCTGATCACCTCCAATGCCAGAAGATGGATCAAATTGTCAAAGAAGAAAGCTTAAGCAACATGTTCTGTGGCATGGATGATCAATCCGCCTTCTGGCCGTGGTTGGAGCAACAACATTTCAATTGA
- the LOC133868281 gene encoding transcription factor MYB124 isoform X2: MQDLKKTKQQPVGNEDSKKKERHIVTWTQEEDDILREQIGLHGTDNWAIIASKFKDKTTRQCRRRWYTYLNSDFKKGGWSPEEDMLLCEAQKIFGNRWTEIAKVVSGRTDNAVKNRFSTLCKKRAKYEALAKENASSYINPNNKRVLSQNGFNSDGTSETAAPIKKMRRTYISDLTGNYNLRDRSHKQSGTMNQQLRAPFAVLVQNFHNVNDLPAQLQVDNAKEILKNAAQNGKIQGTFLKKDDPKITALMQQADLLSSLALKVNTENTDQSLENAWKVLQEFLNRSKESDILSYRIPDIHDLQLEDIKDLVEDLRSSDEGSQLSWRQPDLYEESPGSSEYSTESTFLVHTAGNKTEQAQAEIGSLHQDIRTGSQSIHIGEQKEVGECEKGVIFGATTKQGIFMSCDEQPNDDGVVSASSSTEFGSPLQVTPLFRSLAAGIPSPKFSESERSFLLKTLGMESPSPDPSSNPSQPPTCKRALLHSL; this comes from the exons ATGCAAGACCTGAAGAAGACGAAGCAGCAGCCGGTGGGCAACGAAGATTCCAAGAAGAAGGAGCGCCACATTGTTACGTGGACTCAAGAG GAGGATGATATACTCCGGGAGCAAATTGGCCTTCATGGAACCGACAA TTGGGCGATTATTGCGTCCAAGTTCAAGGATAAGACGACGAGACAGTGTAGAAGAAG GTGGTACACATActtgaattctgatttcaagAAAGGGGGGTGGTCGCCGGAGGAAGACATGCTCTTGTGCGAG GCTCAGAAGATATTTGGTAACAGATGGACAGAAATAGCAAAAGTGGTTTCAGGCAG AACGGATAACGCTGTAAAAAACCGTTTCTCCACCCTGTGCAAGAAGAGAGCAAAATATGAAGCCTTAGCAAAAGAGAATGCCAGTTCATACATCAATCCAAACAACAAAAGGGTTTTATCCCAAAATGGGTTCAATTCAGATGGAACTTCAGAAACTGCAGCACCTATAAAGAAGATGAG GAGGACCTACATCTCTGATCTCACAGGAAATTACAACTTAAGAGACAGATCACATAAGCAAAGTGGAACGATGAATCAGCAGCTAAGAGCTCCTTTTGCTGTTTTAGTTCAGAACTTCCACAATGTGAATGATTTGCCAGCACAACTTCAAGTCGACAACGCCAAGGAAATCCTCAAGAATG CAGCTCAGAATGGCAAGATTCAGGGaacatttctaaaaaaagatGACCCAAAGATAACTGCTTTGATGCAACAAGCAGACTTGCTCAGTTCACTTGCATTAAAAGTTAATACAGAGAATACAGACCAGAGTCTTGAAAATGCCTGGAAG GTTCTTCAAGAGTTCTTGAACCGAAGCAAAGAAAGTGATATTCTCAGTTATAGAATCCCTGACATTCATGATCTTCAACTTGAAGATATCAAGGACTTGGTAGAGGACTTACGGAGTAGTGACGAGGGAAGTCAATTATCATGGAG GCAACCTGATCTGTATGAGGAGTCTCCTGGCAGCTCTGAATACAGCACAGAATCAACTTTCCTGGTGCATACTGCTGGTAATAAAACAGAACAAGCACAAGCTGAGATAGGTTCACTGCATCAAGATATCAGAACTGGGTCACAATCAATTCATATTGGAGAGCAAAAGGAAGTTGGTGAATGTGAGAAAGGGGTGATTTTTGGTGCAACCACAAAGCAAG GGATATTCATGTCTTGTGATGAACAACCAAACGATGACGGAGTTGTTTCTGCCTCATCAAGTACAGAGTTTGGTTCCCCTCTTCAAGTAACCCCATTGTTCAGATCATTAGCAGCAGGAATCCCCAGCCCAAAATTCTCAGAAAGT
- the LOC133868281 gene encoding transcription factor MYB124 isoform X1, with the protein MQDLKKTKQQPVGNEDSKKKERHIVTWTQEEDDILREQIGLHGTDNSWAIIASKFKDKTTRQCRRRWYTYLNSDFKKGGWSPEEDMLLCEAQKIFGNRWTEIAKVVSGRTDNAVKNRFSTLCKKRAKYEALAKENASSYINPNNKRVLSQNGFNSDGTSETAAPIKKMRRTYISDLTGNYNLRDRSHKQSGTMNQQLRAPFAVLVQNFHNVNDLPAQLQVDNAKEILKNAAQNGKIQGTFLKKDDPKITALMQQADLLSSLALKVNTENTDQSLENAWKVLQEFLNRSKESDILSYRIPDIHDLQLEDIKDLVEDLRSSDEGSQLSWRQPDLYEESPGSSEYSTESTFLVHTAGNKTEQAQAEIGSLHQDIRTGSQSIHIGEQKEVGECEKGVIFGATTKQGIFMSCDEQPNDDGVVSASSSTEFGSPLQVTPLFRSLAAGIPSPKFSESERSFLLKTLGMESPSPDPSSNPSQPPTCKRALLHSL; encoded by the exons ATGCAAGACCTGAAGAAGACGAAGCAGCAGCCGGTGGGCAACGAAGATTCCAAGAAGAAGGAGCGCCACATTGTTACGTGGACTCAAGAG GAGGATGATATACTCCGGGAGCAAATTGGCCTTCATGGAACCGACAA CAGTTGGGCGATTATTGCGTCCAAGTTCAAGGATAAGACGACGAGACAGTGTAGAAGAAG GTGGTACACATActtgaattctgatttcaagAAAGGGGGGTGGTCGCCGGAGGAAGACATGCTCTTGTGCGAG GCTCAGAAGATATTTGGTAACAGATGGACAGAAATAGCAAAAGTGGTTTCAGGCAG AACGGATAACGCTGTAAAAAACCGTTTCTCCACCCTGTGCAAGAAGAGAGCAAAATATGAAGCCTTAGCAAAAGAGAATGCCAGTTCATACATCAATCCAAACAACAAAAGGGTTTTATCCCAAAATGGGTTCAATTCAGATGGAACTTCAGAAACTGCAGCACCTATAAAGAAGATGAG GAGGACCTACATCTCTGATCTCACAGGAAATTACAACTTAAGAGACAGATCACATAAGCAAAGTGGAACGATGAATCAGCAGCTAAGAGCTCCTTTTGCTGTTTTAGTTCAGAACTTCCACAATGTGAATGATTTGCCAGCACAACTTCAAGTCGACAACGCCAAGGAAATCCTCAAGAATG CAGCTCAGAATGGCAAGATTCAGGGaacatttctaaaaaaagatGACCCAAAGATAACTGCTTTGATGCAACAAGCAGACTTGCTCAGTTCACTTGCATTAAAAGTTAATACAGAGAATACAGACCAGAGTCTTGAAAATGCCTGGAAG GTTCTTCAAGAGTTCTTGAACCGAAGCAAAGAAAGTGATATTCTCAGTTATAGAATCCCTGACATTCATGATCTTCAACTTGAAGATATCAAGGACTTGGTAGAGGACTTACGGAGTAGTGACGAGGGAAGTCAATTATCATGGAG GCAACCTGATCTGTATGAGGAGTCTCCTGGCAGCTCTGAATACAGCACAGAATCAACTTTCCTGGTGCATACTGCTGGTAATAAAACAGAACAAGCACAAGCTGAGATAGGTTCACTGCATCAAGATATCAGAACTGGGTCACAATCAATTCATATTGGAGAGCAAAAGGAAGTTGGTGAATGTGAGAAAGGGGTGATTTTTGGTGCAACCACAAAGCAAG GGATATTCATGTCTTGTGATGAACAACCAAACGATGACGGAGTTGTTTCTGCCTCATCAAGTACAGAGTTTGGTTCCCCTCTTCAAGTAACCCCATTGTTCAGATCATTAGCAGCAGGAATCCCCAGCCCAAAATTCTCAGAAAGT
- the LOC133868281 gene encoding transcription factor MYB124 isoform X4, which produces MQDLKKTKQQPVGNEDSKKKERHIVTWTQEEDDILREQIGLHGTDNWAIIASKFKDKTTRQCRRRWYTYLNSDFKKGGWSPEEDMLLCEAQKIFGNRWTEIAKVVSGRTDNAVKNRFSTLCKKRAKYEALAKENASSYINPNNKRVLSQNGFNSDGTSETAAPIKKMRRTYISDLTGNYNLRDRSHKQSGTMNQQLRAPFAVLVQNFHNVNDLPAQLQVDNAKEILKNAQNGKIQGTFLKKDDPKITALMQQADLLSSLALKVNTENTDQSLENAWKVLQEFLNRSKESDILSYRIPDIHDLQLEDIKDLVEDLRSSDEGSQLSWRQPDLYEESPGSSEYSTESTFLVHTAGNKTEQAQAEIGSLHQDIRTGSQSIHIGEQKEVGECEKGVIFGATTKQGIFMSCDEQPNDDGVVSASSSTEFGSPLQVTPLFRSLAAGIPSPKFSESERSFLLKTLGMESPSPDPSSNPSQPPTCKRALLHSL; this is translated from the exons ATGCAAGACCTGAAGAAGACGAAGCAGCAGCCGGTGGGCAACGAAGATTCCAAGAAGAAGGAGCGCCACATTGTTACGTGGACTCAAGAG GAGGATGATATACTCCGGGAGCAAATTGGCCTTCATGGAACCGACAA TTGGGCGATTATTGCGTCCAAGTTCAAGGATAAGACGACGAGACAGTGTAGAAGAAG GTGGTACACATActtgaattctgatttcaagAAAGGGGGGTGGTCGCCGGAGGAAGACATGCTCTTGTGCGAG GCTCAGAAGATATTTGGTAACAGATGGACAGAAATAGCAAAAGTGGTTTCAGGCAG AACGGATAACGCTGTAAAAAACCGTTTCTCCACCCTGTGCAAGAAGAGAGCAAAATATGAAGCCTTAGCAAAAGAGAATGCCAGTTCATACATCAATCCAAACAACAAAAGGGTTTTATCCCAAAATGGGTTCAATTCAGATGGAACTTCAGAAACTGCAGCACCTATAAAGAAGATGAG GAGGACCTACATCTCTGATCTCACAGGAAATTACAACTTAAGAGACAGATCACATAAGCAAAGTGGAACGATGAATCAGCAGCTAAGAGCTCCTTTTGCTGTTTTAGTTCAGAACTTCCACAATGTGAATGATTTGCCAGCACAACTTCAAGTCGACAACGCCAAGGAAATCCTCAAGAATG CTCAGAATGGCAAGATTCAGGGaacatttctaaaaaaagatGACCCAAAGATAACTGCTTTGATGCAACAAGCAGACTTGCTCAGTTCACTTGCATTAAAAGTTAATACAGAGAATACAGACCAGAGTCTTGAAAATGCCTGGAAG GTTCTTCAAGAGTTCTTGAACCGAAGCAAAGAAAGTGATATTCTCAGTTATAGAATCCCTGACATTCATGATCTTCAACTTGAAGATATCAAGGACTTGGTAGAGGACTTACGGAGTAGTGACGAGGGAAGTCAATTATCATGGAG GCAACCTGATCTGTATGAGGAGTCTCCTGGCAGCTCTGAATACAGCACAGAATCAACTTTCCTGGTGCATACTGCTGGTAATAAAACAGAACAAGCACAAGCTGAGATAGGTTCACTGCATCAAGATATCAGAACTGGGTCACAATCAATTCATATTGGAGAGCAAAAGGAAGTTGGTGAATGTGAGAAAGGGGTGATTTTTGGTGCAACCACAAAGCAAG GGATATTCATGTCTTGTGATGAACAACCAAACGATGACGGAGTTGTTTCTGCCTCATCAAGTACAGAGTTTGGTTCCCCTCTTCAAGTAACCCCATTGTTCAGATCATTAGCAGCAGGAATCCCCAGCCCAAAATTCTCAGAAAGT
- the LOC133858446 gene encoding uncharacterized protein LOC133858446 — protein sequence MAASTTPSLSPTTATTGTTTSQTHQSLHFFSKLPIPGFASKNHRPITKLHVSSPTNKPTIPASTSKRPSEETIFFDGGAHYGDLLANLLLGFTLFWLPLTLAAVSRAFTLRYRFTNLRVTVISGLTGQDRSDFSYNVIKDVQVVPRFIGEWGDIVITLKDGTKVDLRSVPKFREIAKYCLAMAEKPAVSKDREPKGF from the coding sequence ATGGCCGCCTCCACGACCCCAAGTCTCTCACCCACCACCGCAACCACCGGCACCACCACCTCTCAGACGCACCAATCCCTCCACTTCTTCTCCAAACTGCCCATCCCTGGCTTCGCTTCCAAAAACCACAGACCAATAACCAAGCTCCACGTCTCCTCCCCAACCAACAAGCCCACCATCCCCGCCTCCACCTCCAAAAGGCCCAGCGAAGAGACCATATTCTTCGACGGTGGAGCCCACTACGGTGATCTTCTAGCCAACCTTCTTCTGGGTTTCACTCTGTTTTGGCTACCCTTGACTTTGGCAGCGGTTTCAAGGGCCTTCACTTTGAGGTACAGGTTCACCAACCTGCGGGTGACAGTTATTTCTGGATTGACGGGTCAGGATAGGAGTGATTTTTCGTACAATGTGATCAAGGACGTCCAGGTAGTGCCACGTTTCATCGGTGAGTGGGGCGACATTGTCATCACTCTGAAGGACGGTACCAAGGTGGACCTTAGGAGCGTGCCCAAGTTCAGAGAGATTGCCAAGTACTGCCTCGCCATGGCCGAGAAGCCTGCGGTTTCGAAGGACAGAGAGCCTAAAGGGTTTTAG